A DNA window from Alligator mississippiensis isolate rAllMis1 chromosome 11, rAllMis1, whole genome shotgun sequence contains the following coding sequences:
- the LOC132243728 gene encoding E3 ubiquitin-protein ligase TRIM39-like, giving the protein MEAGLQQLGPTGMGLSMDVTLDPDTAHPNLVLSEDRKCVQHRDTRQHVPDTPERFDYCPCVLGSEGFTGGRRYWEVEVGDKTEWYVGVCRESVRRKGGITLSPGHGYWVVWLEDGGHEPCTSPWTPLPVRMHPRWVGVFLDYEGGEVSFYNVTNRSHLFTFTDTFSGTLRPFFSPGLNAGGTNVAPLTLCPLSHCALLAMVVTGPVPPSPLALTMDPVAMLVPGTELGLRLSQSQESCDP; this is encoded by the exons ATGGAGGCTGGCCTACAGCAGCTGGGCCCCACGGGCATGGGGTTATCCA TGGACGTGACTCTGGACCCGGACACGGCTCATCCCAACCTTGTCCTGTCTGAGGATCGGAAATGTGTACAACACAGAGACACCCGACAGCATGTGCCCGACACCCCGGAGAGATTTGATTATTGTCCCTGTGTCCTGGGCTCGGAGGGGTTCACGGGCGGGAGGcgctactgggaggtggaggtgggagacaagacAGAGTGGTACGTGGGcgtgtgcagggagtctgtgcgCAGGAAGGGGGGGATCACGCTGTCACCTGGCCATGGATACTGGGTCGTGTGGCTGGAAGATGGAGGACACGagccctgcacctccccctggaCCCCCCTCCCCGTGCGCATGCACCCCAGGTGGGTGGGGGTTTTCCTGGACTACGAGGGAGGCGAGGTCTCATTTTACAATGTGACCAacaggtcccatctcttcactttcactgacaccTTCTCCGGGACCCTGCGCCCTTTCTTCAGTCCTGGTCTCAATGCTGGGGGCACCAACGTggctcccctgaccctgtgcccg CTGTCCCACTGTGCACTGCTGGCCATGGTGGTAActggcccagtgccccccagccccttggccctgacaATGGACCCCGTGGCAATGCTGgtgccagggactgagctgggtctgcggctgtcccagagccaggagagctgTGACCCCTGA